In a genomic window of Zingiber officinale cultivar Zhangliang chromosome 9B, Zo_v1.1, whole genome shotgun sequence:
- the LOC122025141 gene encoding CASP-like protein 4A1, with amino-acid sequence MTTEPIRSPLRQEDDPALPPPPPPPPPPPPHNTPIRTPPPMEPAVVASRHDLSTLAAKVEANVAPPHDWYPWDGQREAAPHDSGSRSRVVTGIVSRGRLEKVIHRAAVAARFSAAVLCLVSFSVLSSDRDKGWALDSYHRYKQYRYCVSVNVIGFVYSGFQLYSQVHNKVMEKHIIRRPLGDYFDFAMDQILAYLLISSSSSATARTDDWVSNWGSDAFPNIATGSVAVSFLAFLVFALSALISAHKLFSRNL; translated from the exons ATGACGACGGAACCCATCCGATCGCCGCTCCGCCAGGAGGACGACCCCGCCTTACCCCcgccgcctccgcctccgcctccgcctccgcctcacAACACTCCGATACGAACTCCCCCACCTATGGAGCCTGCCGTGGTGGCTAGCCGGCATGATCTCTCGACGCTCGCGGCGAAAGTGGAGGCCAACGTTGCTCCTCCTCATGACTGGTACCCGTGGGACGGTCAGAGGGAGGCGGCTCCGCACGATTCAGGCTCCAGGTCGCGTGTAGTCACGGGTATCGTCAGCCGGGGCCGCCTCGAGAAGGTCATCCATCGTGCGGCGGTGGCTGCGCGATTTTCAGCGGCGGTTTTATGCCTCGTATCCTTTTCCGTTCTCTCCTCTGACAGAGACAAGGGTTGGGCCCTCGACTCCTATCACCGCTACAAGCAATACCG TTATTGCGTGTCGGTGAACGTGATTGGATTCGTCTACTCTGGTTTCCAGTTGTATTCGCAAGTCCACAACAAGGTTATGGAGAAACACATCATACGCCGTCCTCTGGGTGACTACTTCGACTTCGCCATGGATCAG ATACTGGCATATCTTTTGATTTCCTCATCATCCTCGGCCACTGCTCGAACTGATGACTGGGTGTCCAACTGGGGAAGTGATGCATTTCCTAATATTGCTACTGGTTCTGTCGCCGTATCATTCCTGGCTTTCCTTGTGTTTGCTCTCAGCGCCCTAATTTCTGCCCATAAACTCTTTAGCCGGAACCTCTGA